The following are from one region of the Coffea eugenioides isolate CCC68of chromosome 2, Ceug_1.0, whole genome shotgun sequence genome:
- the LOC113762742 gene encoding protein transport protein SEC23 yields MAEFLDLEAQDAVRMPWNVLPGIKSESAQCVIPISAIYTPLKPLPPTTPVLPYSPLRCRNCRSVLNPFAIVDYSNPNNKIWICCFCLQRNHFPPHYQGISESNLPGELFPHLTTIEYEDQNLAASAAASSPIYLFVVDTCVIEEEIGFLKSSLLQVLGTMPENCLIGLITFGTYVHVHELGYGQIPKVYVFKGSKELTKEQVLEHMGFLANKPKPTIGVIAGARDGLSQESIARFLLPASECEFTLSSIFEELQKDPWPVPADQRAARCSGTALSVAAHLLGICVPGSGARIMAFLGGPSTEGPGSIVSKTLSEPIRSHKDLDKDSAPLYHKAVRFYEGISKQLVHQGHVLDVFACALDQVGVAELKAVVEKTGGFVVLAESFGHSVFRDSLKRVFQSGDYDLGLSSSGIFEVNCSKDIKIQGIIGPCASLDKKGPLASENVIGQGNTTAWKMCGLDKTTSLCLFFDIVKKESPDAIAQSANNLFYFQFLTYYQHSSGQMRLRATTISRRWVAGPGSVQDLVAGFDQEAAAVVMARQVSFKMETEAEFDPIRWLDKSLIHICSRFGDYQKDSPSSFSLSPRFSIFPQFVFHLRRSQFVQVFNNSPDETAYFRMILNRENVANSVVMIQPSLISYSFHSAPEPVLLDVAAIAADRILLLDSYFTIVVFHGSTIAQWRKAGYHQQPEHQAFAQLLQSPRDDANSIIRERFPVPRLVICDQHGSQARFLLVKLNPSATYNSDAPPAPGGDIIFTDDVSFEVFLEHLQRLAVQ; encoded by the exons ATGGCAGAGTTTCTCGACTTAGAAGCGCAAGACGCCGTGCGAATGCCATGGAACGTCTTACCAGGGATAAAATCCGAGTCAGCTCAGTGCGTAATTCCGATCTCGGCAATTTACACGCCCTTAAAACCTCTTCCTCCGACTACCCCAGTGTTGCCGTACTCCCCTCTCCGCTGCCGGAATTGCCGATCGGTGTTGAACCCTTTTGCTATCGTTGATTACTCCAACCCCAACAATAAAATCTGGATCTGCTGCTTTTGTCTACAGCGCAACCATTTTCCTCCCCATTATCAGGGCATTTCGGAATCCAATTTGCCGGGGGAGCTTTTCCCACATCTCACTACTATTGAGTATGAGGATCAAAATTTGGCGGCTTCGGCTGCTGCTTCCAGTCCTATATATCTATTTGTGGTGGATACGTGCGTTATTGAGGAGGAAATTGGATTCTTGAAATCTTCTTTATTACAG GTATTAGGGACTATGCCTGAGAATTGTCTTATTGGTTTGATCACATTTGGTACATATGTACATGTTCATGAGCTAGGGTATGGGCAGATTCCAAAGGTCTATGTTTTCAAGGGATCAAAGGAGTTAACTAAGGAGCAGGTGTTGGAGCATATGGGTTTCTTAGCAAATAAGCCGAAGCCAACTATCGGAGTTATTGCTGGTGCAAGAGATGGGCTGTCGCAGGAGAGTATTGCTAGGTTTCTGTTACCTGCATCAGAGTGTGAATTTACACTCAGCTCG ATATTCGAGGAGCTTCAAAAAGATCCTTGGCCGGTTCCAGCAGATCAAAGGGCTGCTAGGTGCTCTGGTACTGCATTGAGTGTTGCTGCTCATTTGTTAGGAATTTGCGTTCCAGGCTCTGGGGCCAGAATCATGGCATTTTTGGGTGGGCCATCGACAGAAGGGCCAGGCTCT ATTGTATCAAAAACTTTATCTGAGCCAATACGTTCTCATAAGGATCTGGATAAAGATTCTGCACCTCTCTATCATAAAGCTGTCAGGTTCTATGAAGGAATTTCGAAGCAGCTTGTTCATCAAGGACACGTACTGGATGTTTTTGCTTGTGCATTGGACCAG GTAGGAGTGGCTGAACTTAAAGCAGTAGTTGAGAAAACTGGAGGGTTCGTTGTGCTGGCAGAAAGTTTTGGTCATTCAGTTTTCAGGGATTCTTTAAAACGTGTTTTCCAGTCTGGGGATTATGACCTGGGACTATCTTCAAG TGGTATATTTGAGGTAAATTGCTCAAAAGATATTAAGATTCAAGGAATTATTGGCCCTTGTGCATCACTTGATAAG AAAGGTCCATTGGCCTCCGAAAATGTCATTGGTCAAGGAAACACAACTGCATGGAAGATGTGCGGCCTTGACAAAACTACGTCGTTATGCTTATTCTTTGATATTGTCAAAAAGGAGAGCCCTGATGCTATTGCTCAATCAGCAAACAACTTGTTTTACTTCCAGTTTTTGACATA TTACCAGCATAGCAGTGGACAAATGAGGCTTCGTGCAACCACCATCTCCAGAAGGTGGGTTGCTGGACCAGGAAGTGTACAG GACCTAGTAGCTGGGTTTGACCAAGAAGCTGCTGCTGTAGTTATGGCACGCCAAGTTTCTTTTAAAATGGAAACTGAG GCTGAATTTGACCCTATAAGATGGTTGGATAAATCCCTGATTCATATATGTTCACGATTTGGCGACTACCAAAAGGACAGTCCATCTTCTTTCAGTTTATCTCCTAGGTTTTCAATATTTCCTCAGTTTGTGTTTCATTTACGGCGTTCTCAGTTTGTCCAG GTCTTTAATAACAGCCCTGATGAGACAGCATATTTCAGAATGATTCTCAATAGGGAAAATGTGGCAAATTCAGTGGTGATGATCCAACCTTCATTGATCTCTTACTCTTTTCATTCTGCTCCAGAACCGGTTCTCCTTGATGTTGCTGCCATTGCTGCTGATAGAATCCTACTTTTGGATTCTTATTTTACAATTGTCGTATTTCATGGATCAACTATTGCTCAATGGCGAAAAGCAGGATACCACCAACAGCCTGAACATCAG GCATTTGCACAGCTGTTGCAATCTCCCCGGGATGATGCTAATTCTATAATCAGAGAAAGATTTCCTGTACCCCGCTTGGTCATTTGTGATCAGCATGGCTCTCAG GCACGTTTTCTGTTGGTAAAATTGAATCCTTCTGCTAC